From the Labrys wisconsinensis genome, the window CGAACCCGAGTTGTTTGGCCAAGGCCGCCACGGGAGCGGTCGCGTCCTCGTCGTCGCTCGACAGGAAGACGACCCGGTGGCCGCCCTCGACGACCGGATCGGCAGCCAGGGTGGCCGCAATCAGGTGATTGAAGCCTTTCACGAGCTTGGCGCCGGTGAACGCCTTCGCGACGAAGGCGGAGGACAGGAGACCGTCCAGCTCCTCGAGGGGAACCAACGCGTTCATCGCATCGATGACCGTCTTGCCTTTCCAGCTCGGCAGGGCCTTCGCAACCTCGCGATGCTCTCCGAACGGGACCGCCAGGATGATCGTGTCGGCCTCGAGCGCATCCCGCAGCGTCTTGGCGACGACCGTGGGCCCAATCGCCCGAGCCTGCGGCGCCAACGCCTCGGGCGGCCGGCGGCTCGCGACGGTCACGTCGATGTCTTTACGGGCGAAGGCCCGGGCGAGGGCCTGGCCAATCTTACCGAATCCGACAATCGCATAGCTCATAGTGCTTTCTCCGTGTTGATATCGATGTCCCGGCCCTCG encodes:
- a CDS encoding NADPH-dependent F420 reductase; the encoded protein is MSYAIVGFGKIGQALARAFARKDIDVTVASRRPPEALAPQARAIGPTVVAKTLRDALEADTIILAVPFGEHREVAKALPSWKGKTVIDAMNALVPLEELDGLLSSAFVAKAFTGAKLVKGFNHLIAATLAADPVVEGGHRVVFLSSDDEDATAPVAALAKQLGFAPVKLGKLNEGGALVHARGRIWGPLIFQDLFKKEQ